The following are from one region of the Corylus avellana chromosome ca1, CavTom2PMs-1.0 genome:
- the LOC132166994 gene encoding cyclic nucleotide-gated ion channel 1-like, with the protein MHYNQANYIVKEGEPLDAMLFITQGIIWNFTTSINAERSAKCIEKCSFHGEELLDWGLECSAALPNLSDLPISLKTAKTHAKVEAFALMANDLRTIVSRRTEAASSVQVLIVAAFQ; encoded by the coding sequence ATGCACTACAACCAGGCCAACTACATTGTGAAGGAGGGAGAACCACTTGATGCGATGCTCTTCATAACGCAAGGCATCATATGGAACTTCACCACCAGTATTAATGCTGAGAGAAGTGCCAAGTGTATTGAGAAATGTAGTTTCCATGGAGAAGAACTTCTAGATTGGGGGTTGGAATGCTCTGCTGCATTACCCAACCTATCCGACCTCCCAATCTCTCTCAAAACTGCGAAAACGCACGCAAAAGTTGAAGCCTTTGCTCTAATGGCCAACGACTTGAGGACTATAGTTTCCCGGCGTACTGAAGCAGCTTCTTCTGTACAAGTGTTAATTGTAGCAGCTTTCCAGTGA
- the LOC132164848 gene encoding silicon efflux transporter LSI2-like, which translates to MALASSVKVVLGSLAFAIFWVLAVFPAVPFLPIGRDAGSLLGAILMVVFRVLTPDQAYAAIELPTLGLLLGTMVVSVYLKKADMFKYLENLLSWKSKGAKDLLCRICLISAISSALFTIDTSCVVLTEFVLKIARKNNLPPEPFLLALASSANIGSSATPIGNPQNLVIAVQSKISFGSFLSGILPAMLVGVVVNALILLSMYWRSLSIQKDETDAAVDVVEEEDVDSHRFSPAMMSHITSSNSQEWYSRLETINEHGSPNVHGNMGHVETIRNRLSSNENEIHRVPCGTLDSARNSSASKELEDVVSSPKREEIIPSKTVVRSMDRLRDALSIESSEGKEDLTIRWQRMLWKLCVYLITIGMLIALLMGLNMSWTTITAALALVVLDFKESRPCLEKASYSLLIFSCGMFITVDGFNKTGIPSTLWALMAPYAQIDHASGIAVLAIVVLLLSNLASSVPTVLLLGGRVAASAAVISAVDEKKAWLILAWVSTVVGNLSLLESAAYLTVCEEARRAPRLGYTLSFWSHLKFGLPSTLIVTVIGLILIR; encoded by the exons ATGGCCTTGGCTTCTTCTGTAAAAGTGGTTCTGGGATCACTTGCTTTTGCAATCTTCTGGGTATTGGCGGTCTTCCCAGCCGTTCCTTTTCTACCAATTGGGAGGGATGCTGGGTCCCTCCTAGGTGCTATACTAATGGTAGTATTCCGAGTCCTAACTCCAGATCAAGCATATGCTGCAATTGAGCTACCAACCCTTGGTCTTCTCCTTGGGACAATGGTTGTCAGTGTCTATCTAAAAAAAGCAGACATGTTCAAGTACTTGGAAAATCTTCTCTCATGGAAGAGTAAAGGAGCAAAGGACTTACTTTGTCGAATCTGCCTGATTTCAGCCATTTCAAGTGCCCTTTTTACTATTGATACCTCTTGTGTGGTATTAACtgaatttgttttaaaaattgcaaggaAAAATAATCTCCCGCCTGAACCTTTCCTTCTTGCCCTGGCCTCTAGTGCAAATATTGGGTCTTCAGCGACTCCAATTGGCAACCCCCAAAATTTGGTTATAGCTGTTCAGAGTAAGATATCTTTTGGGAGTTTTCTAAGTGGAATTCTCCCTGCAATGCTAGTGGGAGTCGTTGTCAATGCTCTAATTCTTCTATCCATGTATTGGAGGTCGTTATCAATTCAGAAGGATGAAACAGATGCAGCTGTAGATGTTGTTGAAGAGGAGGATGTGGATTCTCATCGCTTTTCACCAGCCATGATGTCACATATCACATCCTCGAATTCTCAGGAGTGGTACTCTAGATTGGAAACTATAAATGAGCATGGCTCTCCCAACGTGCATGGGAACATGGGTCATGTTGAGACCATTAGAAACCGGTTAAGTTCAAATGAGAATGAAATCCACAGGGTCCCTTGTGGCACGTTGGATTCTGCAAGGAATTCTAGTGCATCGAAAGAGTTGGAAGATGTTGTATCTTCTCCCAAAAGGGAGGAGATCATTCCTTCAAAGACTGTTGTTAGATCAATGGACAGACTAAGAGACGCACTTTCTATAGAGTCTTCAGAAGGAAAGGAAGATTTGACCATTAGATGGCAAAGGATGTTGTGGAAGTTGTGTGTTTACCTTATTACTATAGGAATGTTGATTGCTTTGCTCATGGGGCTGAATATGTCATGGACTACAATTACTGCTGCACTTGCTCTTGTGGTTCTTGATTTCAAGGAATCTAGGCCTTGCCTTGAAAAG GCCTCCTATTCGCTTTTGATTTTCTCTTGCGGAATGTTTATCACAGTAGATGGCTTTAACAAAACTGGAATCCCAAGTACTCTATGGGCCCTCATGGCGCCTTATGCACAGATTGATCATGCTAGCGGGATAGCAGTTCTTGCCATTGTCGTTCTTCTCTTGTCAAATTTGGCTTCAAGCGTACCAACTG TTTTGTTGCTGGGAGGACGAGTGGCAGCATCGGCAGCTGTAATTTCTGCAGTTGATGAGAAGAAGGCATGGCTCATCTTAGCTTGGGTTAGCACGGTAGTTGGGAACCTCTCATTACTGGAATCAGCTGCATACTTAACAGTGTGTGAAGAGGCTCGCAGAGCTCCACGTCTTGGGTACACTTTATCTTTTTGGAGCCATCTCAAATTTGGACTCCCCTCGACCCTTATAGTCACTGTTATTGGTTTGATACTCATACGATGA